In the Psychromicrobium lacuslunae genome, CTTCATGCTGCACGTGAACCACCACCTCGACATAGTCGAGCAGCACCCAACGCCCCTCCGAGCGCCCCTCCCGGCGCACCGGTCGCAGGTCCCGCTGCAGAAGCTCTTCCTCAATGCCGTCCACAATGGCATTGACTTGGCGCTCGCTTGAGGCCGAGGCAATCAAGAAAATATCGGTAATGGCCAGCTGATCGCTGACGTCAAGGGCAACGATGTCTTCGGCTAGTTTTTCCGACGCGGCTTTCGCAGCTGCTCGGACCAAGCTGAGAGAACTCTCGGTGGCAGTCAATGTGCTCCTACTCGGCTCATCGAGCCATGGTTGAGATGATCATGATTAATCCTGCAATCAAAGCCCCGCCGCAAACAATACCGGCGCCCCATTGCCACAGTCTGGTCCGTCGAATCCTACCAAGACCAGCGGTGACCGCGTCCAGCGGTTCCAAGCCGTGCGCACTATTAGCGGGCATTGGCACCGCCTCTGCTTCCGCCTCACCTGTCCCCTGCGGGCGAGTACGCAGTTGCGCCACTTCCTCGGCCCGACGCAACACCTGCCCAGGAGAACCCAGATTCACCGGCCCGGTGGGCTGCGCGCTGAGCTGGCTGGCGGCGCCCCGCGGCGGAACCGAGGGCGGTTTGATCGGGCGCGGCAAAGCGGTGGCAGCCTGCGGGGCTACAACCGGGACGTGAGAAGTCGTCGGCGGCCTGAGTACCGGTCGCTCCACCCCCGGTACTTTAACGAACTGCAGCGGGGTGACCATCGCCAGATTATGCGCCGTGGTTGGGTCATTGAGTTGCTGTCGCGCGCCCGCGCTCTCCTCGGCCAGCTTAGCTCGCGCCTGCGCACGTTCATTGAGAATAGCCGCGCGTTCCGCCAGAGCCTTCTGCTGTGCCAGTAGCTCGACGTCGACTTTAAGCGGGTCCTCCACCGGCGGCAGGGAGCCGGTGTGTTCCATGGCAGCGGCAACGAGTTGCTCCCGGGCGAGCTGTTGCTCACGGGCCAATTGCTCATTGCTGTACGCAGCCTGCAATGACTCTTCACGAGCTGCCAATGCGGCGCTGATGCTCAGTTCCGGCTGCTCTGCTTCGCCGGCAGTGGTGGGCAAGGACGCAGCACCCGGCTGCGTCGACGACGTTTCGGTCGCCGGATGACTGCCGCTAGAGGGAACAACAGGTTGTGCATTGGTGATCGGAGCCCGATCAGCTTCCAGCATTTGCTGACGCAACAATCGCCTGGAGGGCAACGGCTCGGCTGGCTTCGCCTCCTCAGCAACCTCCCGGTAGGCTCGCAATGCCGCCCGATCTCTGGCACGCACCTGGGATCGACGTTCAGGACGCCGCTCACCCTGCGCATCGGGTGGTGCGGCTAAGGCCCGCCGGGAGTGTGAAGCAACGGCGCTCGGCTCTTCCTTGCCAGCTTGCTGCTCAGTCGACGCTGGTGGTGACGAGGAGATCGCCTGAGGGGTTACTTCCGCGGGGGTCTGATCGGCTAAAGCGGCCAGCCGCGCACGTTCGGCCGCTCTCAGCGCCTGCCGGGTCTGTTGTCCAGGTGCGGAATGTGCGCCCGGTTGTCGGCTTGGCGGATCTTGCTCTGGTAGCTGCTCGACGTCCGCCGCAGATGTTGACGATGACGACAGCAGCGGCACCGAAGGGTACTCACTTTCGGCGGCTTCTTGCGCCCCCGAGTCGGTGAGACCCTGGTGGCGCCGTAGCTCTCTACGGCTGCGAGGCTGCTCGGCGTCCTGACTCATGCTGCGTCTTTCACTGTCCGTTTCCTTGAATCATTACTTATCTTGGTACAGGCCGTACTTCCCGATGTACTGCACCACACCGTCCGGTACCAGGTACCACACTGGATGATGCGATGCGACCCGATTCCGGCAATCTGTCGAGGAGATCGCCATCGCTGGCACCTCGAGCAGGCTGACATCCTTACGACCCGCATCATCCAGTACATGCCCCGGCCGAGTGACCCCCACGAAGTGGGCCAAAGACCAAAGCTCATCACTATCTTTCCACGACATGATCTGAGCCATAGCGTCC is a window encoding:
- the rsfS gene encoding ribosome silencing factor translates to MTATESSLSLVRAAAKAASEKLAEDIVALDVSDQLAITDIFLIASASSERQVNAIVDGIEEELLQRDLRPVRREGRSEGRWVLLDYVEVVVHVQHEEDRVFYALDRLWKDCPVVDLQLDS